The following coding sequences are from one Nilaparvata lugens isolate BPH chromosome 6, ASM1435652v1, whole genome shotgun sequence window:
- the LOC111054243 gene encoding uncharacterized protein LOC111054243, giving the protein MDSPPVCSAWSGLSSEDSGLLLTSDSLSSSNSNWQFTMELIESEDDRKSFSSHHDSLELFDHFDTVKKGKPVGIEPIDPPLEFQDEPESADDTDISECVRELAAQLVETIVEEAMSRSVMTSTSVTPPRRDTPQSRDTLYATPPTSMSRRPASRQSLSSSSRLSSSHNSLSVPAANKADDSSFITSAMSHDVLTAYDDSDIYTLPVDSLMRPYTPCPRRPKRHHRPNRKKRRHTVDNDLDGDLVSDLCGMQPALADTSKRHSVPGTSGKARTHRTPCEPIHMTLQEVRQFLSDLYAVPHDAIVPQTQPQPHATRGLRRKHRSKLKPRSESEDNCVNINNNNNKIINNNVSSVKSKKTSSPNKNSFSYTLKQTLCNLFRFRSRSVVAEPPTDAVLVLDVPRGGGVGGNRSAIPSSSFTKRALPPLPAGGDGEGEVVEVVAEGERGEGEGGNGAAEEEETEEANMDFASSIEKVKDYGWYWGPISGETAEKILSNEPDGSFIVRDSSDDHYIFSLTFKLNGVVRHVRIEHDQGNFSFGSCTKFKSRTIVEFIENAVEHSRGDRYLFFLHRRPIHGPMRVQLLHPVSRFKQVQSLQHMCRFVILKVVRRDLIGELPLPRRILDYLSSPHYYSEHPSLDDRSSPLHLFPFMPPPAS; this is encoded by the exons ATGGATTCGCCGCCAGTGTGCTCAGCTTGGTCGGGGCTGTCCAGCGAAGATAGTGGCCTCCTGCTCACCAGTGATTCGCTTTCAAGTAGCAACAGCAATTGGCAGTTCACAATGGAG TTGATTGAAAGTGAAGATGATCGGAAGTCGTTCTCTTCGCACCATGACTCACTGGAGCTCTTCGATCATTTTGACACCGTCAAGAAAGGAAAGCCAGTCGGTATTGAGCCTATCGATCCGCCCCTTGAATTCCAg GACGAGCCGGAAAGTGCAGACGACACGGACATCTCAGAGTGCGTTCGAGAGCTGGCCGCGCAGCTTGTGGAGACCATAGTTGAGGAGGCGATGTCGCGCTCTGTCATGACCAGCACCAGTGTCACGCCGCCGCGACGCGACACGCCTCAGTCGCGCGACACCCTGTATGCGACACCACCCACCTCCATGTCGCGGCGACCCGCGTCGCGACAGTCGCTGTCGTCGTCTTCACGACTTTCATCGTCGCACAATTCGCTGTCGGTCCCAGCTGCTAACAAG GCGGACGATTCGAGTTTCATCACGTCAGCGATGTCGCACGACGTGTTGACAGCCTACGATGACAGCGACATCTACACGCTGCCTGTTGATTCACTCATGCGGCCGTACACGCCGTGTCCACGCAGGCCCAAACGTCATCATCG GCCGAACCGCAAGAAACGACGACACACCGTCGACAATGACCTTGATGGTGACCTTGTGAGCGATCTGTGCGGTATGCAACCGGCCTTAGCCGACACCAGCAAGCGGCACAGTGTGCCGGGCACATCCGGTAAGGCGCGCACACACCGAACGCCCTGCGAACCCATCCACATGACGCTGCAGGAGGTGCGACAATTCCTCTCCGACCTATACGCGGTGCCGCACGACGCCATTGTGCCGCAGACACAGCCGCAGCCGCACGCAACCCGCGGCCTGCGGCGGAAACACCGCAGCAAGCTAAAACCGCGCAGCGAGTCAGAAGATAACTGTGTGAAtattaataacaacaataacaaaattattaacaataatgtGAGTAGTGTGAAATCGAAGAAAACGTCGTCCCCCAATAAAAACAGTTTCTCCTACACGCTTAAACAGACTTTGTGCAATCTGTTCCGATTTCGGAGTCGGTCGGTAGTCGCGGAGCCGCCAACCGACGCGGTTTTAGTGCTGGATGTGCCGCGCGGCGGCGGCGTAGGCGGAAACCGCTCAGCGATTCCTTCGTCGTCGTTCACGAAACGCGCGCTGCCGCCGCTGCCTGCAGGGGGAGATGGGGAGGGGGAAGTAGTGGAGGTGGTGGCGGAAGGGGAACGTGGTGAGGGGGAGGGAGGAAACGGGGCGGCGGAAGAGGAGGAGACAGAGGAGGCGAATATGGACTTTGCGTCCAGTATTGAGAAGGTGAAAGAT TATGGCTGGTATTGGGGACCAATATCTGGTGAAACAGCGGAGAAGATTTTGTCGAACGAGCCGGACGGCTCATTCATAGTGAGAGACAGCAGCGACGATCACTAcatcttctctctcactttcaaGTTGAACGGCGTCGTTCGGCATGTCAGAATAGAACATGATCAAG GTAACTTCAGTTTCGGCAGCTGCACAAAGTTCAAGAGTCGCACCATAGTGGAGTTCATAGAGAACGCGGTGGAGCACTCGCGTGGTGACCGCTACCTGTTCTTCCTGCACCGGCGACCCATCCACGGGCCAATGCGGGTGCAGCTGCTGCACCCTGTCTCAAGATTCAAGCAGGTCCAGAGTTTGCAGCATATGTGCAG ATTCGTGATACTAAAAGTGGTGCGTCGCGACTTGATCGGCGAGCTTCCTCTGCCTAGACGCATCCTGGACTACCTGAGCTCGCCGCACTACTACTCGGAGCATCCTTCGCTGGACGACCGCTCTTCGCCGCTCCATCTCTTCCCATTCATGCCGCCTCCCGCCTCCTGA